A single window of Pseudarthrobacter defluvii DNA harbors:
- a CDS encoding D-arabinono-1,4-lactone oxidase, with amino-acid sequence MKNWAGNLEYSSAEVRRPESVAELAAIVADSPRIKALGSRHSFNRVGDTEGVHVLLDALPQQVELDSSRGTVRVSGGVSYGALCRTLEESGVAIHNLASLPHISVAGAVQTGTHGSGVNNPSLAGAVESIDLVRASGEQVTLTRADGDEFLASVVGIGALGIVTGLELAVRPSFRMRQRVLEDLPWDNALGNFNDIVSAAYSVSLFTDYAGNTVNQVWLKALDEEPALPGLFGATAALRPRHPLPDMSAENCTAQLDEPGLWLDRLPHFRHEFTPSNGDELQSEFILPLEHAPAALQAVRGLAGQLSPLLFVSEVRTGAADEFWLSPFYRQQSVALHFTWKPMQPEVEAFLPVLEDALRPFGARPHWGKLFTPGGHDWETLYPRFADFRSFAAGHDPEGKFRNGLLDSILGVPARR; translated from the coding sequence ATGAAGAACTGGGCAGGAAACCTCGAATACTCCTCCGCGGAGGTCCGGCGGCCGGAATCGGTCGCGGAACTGGCCGCCATCGTGGCTGATTCGCCGCGGATCAAGGCCCTGGGGTCCCGGCACTCGTTCAACCGGGTGGGCGACACGGAGGGGGTCCATGTCCTCCTCGATGCCCTGCCGCAGCAGGTGGAGCTGGATTCCAGCCGTGGAACGGTGCGGGTCAGCGGCGGGGTGAGCTACGGGGCGCTTTGCCGGACGCTTGAGGAATCCGGCGTCGCCATCCACAACCTCGCCTCACTGCCGCACATCTCGGTGGCAGGCGCCGTGCAAACGGGCACGCACGGCTCCGGAGTCAACAACCCTTCGCTGGCCGGCGCCGTGGAATCCATCGACCTGGTCCGGGCCTCCGGGGAGCAGGTCACGCTGACCCGGGCGGACGGGGACGAGTTCCTGGCCAGCGTGGTGGGCATCGGGGCCCTGGGCATCGTCACCGGCCTCGAACTTGCGGTGCGCCCCAGCTTCAGGATGCGGCAGCGCGTCCTTGAGGACCTGCCGTGGGACAACGCCCTTGGGAATTTCAACGACATTGTGTCCGCCGCCTACAGCGTGAGCCTGTTTACCGACTACGCCGGCAACACGGTCAACCAGGTGTGGCTCAAGGCGCTTGACGAGGAGCCGGCGCTCCCCGGCCTGTTCGGGGCAACCGCCGCCCTGCGGCCGCGGCACCCCCTCCCGGACATGTCCGCGGAGAACTGCACGGCACAGCTGGACGAGCCGGGACTGTGGCTGGACCGGCTGCCGCACTTCCGGCACGAATTCACGCCAAGCAACGGTGACGAACTCCAAAGCGAGTTCATTCTTCCCCTGGAACACGCCCCCGCCGCCCTCCAGGCAGTCCGTGGGCTGGCCGGACAGCTTTCACCCCTGCTCTTCGTCTCGGAAGTACGCACCGGCGCCGCGGACGAGTTCTGGCTCAGCCCGTTCTACCGGCAGCAGAGCGTGGCGCTGCACTTCACCTGGAAGCCGATGCAGCCGGAAGTGGAAGCGTTCCTTCCGGTCCTTGAGGACGCACTGCGGCCCTTTGGCGCACGACCGCACTGGGGCAAGCTGTTCACCCCCGGTGGGCATGACTGGGAAACGCTTTACCCGCGCTTCGCCGACTTCCGTTCCTTCGCCGCCGGCCACGACCCCGAAGGCAAGTTCCGGAACGGGCTGCTGGACAGCATCCTGGGCGTCCCGGCCCGTCGTTAA
- a CDS encoding pentapeptide repeat-containing protein: protein MARPLTGPAALRPDCSQCFALCCTAFGFTRSADFAIDKPPATPCPNLAGDFSCTIHDRLRPRGFAGCTGFDCFGAGQAVSQGLFHGTSWRESPETAADMFAAFRVLRQLHEMLWHLTQAEAKAYSPETADDVHCLAARVREVAEGNLEEVLAADVGTLHGQVGEALRWVSEEVRAGYFCDGWPGDGMRNTPLAPVADLAGANLRGLALCGADLRGACLIAADLRGTDLTAVDLLGADLRDARLDGADLTHALFLTQPQISAARGSASTQLPSWLERPGHWSPAQPTRSPAHPAEAP, encoded by the coding sequence ATGGCGCGGCCCCTCACCGGCCCGGCTGCCCTCCGGCCCGACTGCTCACAGTGCTTTGCCCTGTGCTGCACGGCCTTCGGGTTCACCCGCTCTGCCGACTTCGCCATCGACAAGCCGCCCGCCACCCCGTGCCCCAATCTTGCCGGAGACTTTTCCTGCACCATCCACGACAGGCTCCGGCCGCGTGGTTTTGCCGGCTGCACCGGGTTCGACTGCTTTGGCGCCGGGCAGGCGGTCAGCCAGGGGCTGTTCCACGGCACCAGCTGGCGGGAAAGCCCGGAAACCGCCGCGGACATGTTTGCCGCCTTCAGGGTCCTGCGCCAGCTGCACGAAATGCTGTGGCACCTTACCCAGGCAGAGGCGAAGGCCTACAGCCCGGAAACCGCTGACGACGTGCACTGTCTGGCGGCCCGGGTCCGGGAGGTGGCGGAAGGCAACCTTGAGGAGGTTCTGGCAGCCGACGTCGGGACCCTCCATGGGCAGGTGGGCGAAGCTCTGCGCTGGGTGAGCGAGGAGGTCCGCGCGGGGTACTTCTGCGATGGGTGGCCCGGCGATGGCATGCGAAATACGCCGCTGGCACCCGTCGCCGACCTGGCCGGGGCAAACCTGCGCGGCCTGGCGCTGTGCGGGGCAGATCTTCGCGGTGCATGCCTGATCGCTGCCGATCTGCGCGGCACGGACCTGACGGCGGTGGACCTTCTGGGTGCGGACCTGCGCGATGCAAGGCTCGACGGCGCCGACCTCACCCACGCACTCTTCCTCACCCAGCCACAAATCAGCGCAGCCCGCGGCAGCGCGTCCACCCAGCTCCCCTCCTGGCTTGAGCGGCCCGGCCACTGGTCCCCAGCGCAGCCGACCCGGTCCCCCGCCCACCCAGCGGAAGCGCCTTGA
- a CDS encoding baeRF2 domain-containing protein, with protein MTTSLQKYADLYRRPGPWCTAYVPAGTGTVDTLEAGDVRPGNAQAQLEAQGATPADVAAMEQALQPAAGVPSPVSRFVLVNDGKTEVNEVLPGDLVLPERLAVESIPDLLPLLKHQPEEFAYVVAEVSREHGEIRLYRAGTVGPASVQEVEGESEHIKKFHGGGWSHLRFQHHTEDVWRRNADEVAGEIDKLVADGGARLVVLAGDIHARGLVQDQLSKASQALVSIVDSHTHTAGSESANLEDNVNQRVAEVWAEEQQSVMDRLAVQEGQANPESAHGVGAVVHALQQAQVDTLILDDAVLSQRTMLALDAEPWIATAKEEALGAGILGEVPAPAALLRAAALTDARVLLVPGPVLPEGVHVAALLRWSSGPDVPSS; from the coding sequence GTGACCACCAGCCTGCAGAAATATGCCGACCTCTACCGCCGCCCCGGCCCTTGGTGCACCGCCTATGTGCCTGCCGGAACCGGAACGGTGGACACGCTGGAAGCCGGCGATGTCAGGCCAGGGAATGCCCAGGCCCAGCTCGAAGCCCAGGGCGCAACCCCGGCTGATGTTGCGGCAATGGAACAGGCACTCCAACCGGCCGCCGGCGTCCCCTCTCCCGTATCCAGGTTCGTGCTGGTCAACGATGGGAAGACCGAAGTCAACGAGGTACTCCCGGGCGATCTCGTCCTGCCGGAACGGCTGGCAGTGGAGTCCATCCCGGACCTGCTGCCGCTGCTGAAGCACCAGCCTGAAGAGTTCGCCTATGTCGTGGCTGAGGTCAGCCGGGAGCATGGCGAAATCCGTCTGTACCGCGCCGGGACTGTTGGTCCCGCCAGCGTGCAGGAGGTGGAGGGCGAGTCCGAGCATATAAAGAAGTTCCACGGCGGGGGCTGGTCACACCTGCGGTTCCAGCACCACACCGAGGACGTCTGGCGGCGGAATGCGGACGAGGTGGCAGGTGAAATCGACAAGCTCGTGGCCGACGGCGGGGCCCGGCTGGTGGTCCTCGCCGGTGACATCCATGCCCGCGGCCTTGTCCAGGATCAGCTTTCCAAGGCCAGCCAGGCACTGGTGTCGATCGTTGATTCCCACACGCACACCGCGGGCTCGGAGAGCGCCAACCTGGAAGACAACGTCAACCAGCGCGTTGCCGAAGTGTGGGCGGAGGAACAGCAGAGCGTGATGGACAGGCTGGCGGTCCAGGAGGGCCAGGCCAATCCGGAATCCGCGCACGGCGTGGGAGCTGTGGTGCACGCCCTGCAGCAGGCGCAGGTGGACACCCTGATCCTCGATGACGCCGTGTTGTCCCAACGGACCATGCTGGCCCTGGATGCCGAACCGTGGATTGCCACAGCCAAGGAAGAGGCCCTGGGCGCCGGAATCCTGGGAGAAGTTCCGGCCCCGGCGGCGCTGCTTCGGGCAGCGGCGCTCACTGACGCCCGTGTTCTCCTGGTCCCGGGACCGGTCCTGCCGGAGGGCGTTCACGTCGCGGCACTGCTGCGCTGGTCCTCGGGCCCGGACGTCCCGTCGTCGTAA